A genomic window from Vigna radiata var. radiata cultivar VC1973A chromosome 2, Vradiata_ver6, whole genome shotgun sequence includes:
- the LOC106755424 gene encoding serine/threonine-protein kinase-like protein ACR4, whose translation MFWFLCIMGFSLKRQLLNGNPCSFRLLFELVVLSYLWLQVTSLGSMSSIAISYGEKGSVFCGLKSDGSHTVTCYGGNSAIIYGTPARFSFVGLTAGDGFVCGLLMGSNQPYCWGSSAYIEMGVPQPIIGGAQYLEISAGDYHVCGLRKPLTGKHRYISLVDCWGYNMTKNYVFGGHIESITAGSEFNCGLFSQNRTVFCWGDETNSLVISLIPQDKRFQKISAGGYHVCGILEGVNSRTVCWGRSLNLGEEISVAHAGQGNVDLAPNDPMLSVVGGKFHACGIKSYDRGVICWGFIIKRSTPSPRGIKVFEVAAGDYFTCAVLADKYLMPSCWGVDFPTSLPLAVSPGMCQPAPCPPGSYAINQHKGLCKSPDSRVCMRCSGACPPEMYQKSACNLASDRLCEYNCASCSSSQCFTNCSSSYSNASTEKKTEKFWALQLPVVIAEIAFAVFIVSVVSLTAILYVRYRLRDCECSKGSKGKKLNGSSSLQNENKVRPDIEELKIRRAQMFTYEELESATCGFKEESIVGKGSFSCVFKGVLKDGTVVAVKRAIVSPNMQKNSKEFHTELDLLSRLNHAHLLNLLGYCEEGGERLLVYEFMAHGSLHQHLHGTNQVLREQLNWIRRVTIAVQAARGIEYLHGYACPPVIHRDIKSSNILIDEEHNARVADFGLSLLGPADSGSPLAELPAGTFGYLDPEYYRLHYLTTKSDVYSFGVLLLEILSGRKAIDMQYEEGNIVEWAVPLIKSGDITEILDPVLKPPPDVEALKRIANVACKCVRMRGKERPSMDKVTTALERGLAQLMGSPCIEQPILPTEVVLGSNRLHKKSSQISSNRSISETDEDQRIEFRAPSWITFPSVTSSQRRKSSVSEVDVDGKNNAEGKNLSNVGGAADVLRSLDEEIGPASPGERLFLQHNF comes from the coding sequence ATGTTTTGGTTTCTTTGTATTATGGGGTTCTCGCTAAAACGACAGTTGTTGAACGGGAATCCATGTTCATTTAGGCTTCTGTTTGAGCTGGTGGTTTTATCGTACTTGTGGTTACAAGTCACAAGCCTTGGTTCCATGTCATCCATTGCAATCTCGTACGGCGAAAAGGGTTCTGTGTTTTGTGGTTTGAAATCTGATGGCTCTCACACAGTGACATGTTATGGAGGAAATTCAGCCATAATCTATGGAACACCAGCCCGGTTTTCATTTGTTGGTCTAACAGCTGGAGACGGCTTTGTCTGTGGGCTTCTGATGGGTTCCAATCAACCGTACTGCTGGGGTAGCAGTGCCTACATTGAAATGGGAGTGCCTCAACCTATTATCGGAGGAGCACAGTACCTAGAAATCAGTGCTGGTGATTACCATGTTTGTGGCTTGAGGAAACCTTTGACTGGAAAACACAGGTACATTTCCTTGGTTGATTGCTGGGGCTACAACATGACCAAAAACTATGTTTTTGGGGGACACATTGAATCAATCACAGCTGGTTCCGAATTCAATTGTGGTCTTTTTTCTCAGAACAGGACTGTGTTCTGCTGGGGTGATGAGACTAATAGCCTGGTGATTAGTTTGATTCCACAAGACAAGAGATTCCAGAAAATTTCAGCCGGTGGGTATCATGTGTGTGGAATCTTAGAGGGAGTGAATTCCAGGACTGTTTGTTGGGGGAGAAGCTTGAACCTTGGGGAAGAAATTTCAGTGGCACATGCAGGTCAAGGAAACGTTGATTTGGCTCCAAATGATCCCATGCTTTCTGTAGTGGGAGGGAAGTTCCATGCATGTGGGATTAAGAGCTATGATCGTGGAGTGATTTGTTGGGGCTTTATCATCAAACGAAGCACTCCATCTCCTAGAGGGATTAAGGTTTTTGAAGTTGCAGCTGGTGATTACTTTACTTGTGCAGTTCTTGCTGACAAATATCTTATGCCTTCATGTTGGGGAGTTGATTTTCCCACCTCACTTCCTTTAGCTGTTTCACCAGGAATGTGTCAACCTGCTCCATGCCCTCCTGGTTCCTATGCCATTAATCAGCATAAAGGTCTCTGCAAATCACCAGATTCTCGTGTTTGCATGAGGTGCAGCGGTGCTTGTCCTCCTGAAATGTATCAGAAGAGTGCATGCAATTTGGCTTCTGATAGACTATGTGAATATAACTGTGCATCTTGTTCTTCATCCCAATGCTTCACGAACTGCTCCTCTTCATATTCCAATGCTTCCACTGAgaagaaaactgaaaaattCTGGGCTTTACAGTTGCCAGTTGTCATTGCCGAGATTGCTTTTGCGGTTTTCATAGTCAGTGTGGTGTCATTAACTGCAATTTTATACGTCCGCTACAGGCTAAGAGATTGCGAGTGTTCAAAAGGATCAAAGGGGAAGAAACTGAACGGGAGTTCTTCCCTGCAAAACGAGAATAAGGTGAGGCCAGACATTGAGGAGTTGAAGATCAGAAGGGCTCAAATGTTCACCTATGAGGAACTAGAAAGTGCAACTTGTGGATTCAAGGAAGAGTCCATAGTGGGGAAGGGGAGTTTCTCGTGTGTGTTCAAGGGAGTGTTGAAAGATGGGACAGTTGTTGCTGTGAAAAGGGCAATAGTGTCTCCCAACATGCAGAAGAATTCCAAGGAGTTTCACACAGAACTTGACTTGCTCTCAAGGTTGAACCACGCTCATTTGCTCAACCTACTAGGCTATTGTGAAGAAGGTGGAGAGAGACTTCTTGTGTATGAGTTCATGGCTCATGGCTCCTTGCACCAACACTTGCATGGGACAAACCAAGTGTTGAGAGAACAGTTAAATTGGATAAGAAGAGTGACTATTGCAGTGCAAGCAGCACGTGGAATTGAATATTTGCATGGCTATGCTTGCCCTCCTGTGATTCACAGAGACATAAAGTCCTCAAACATTCTCATTGATGAAGAACACAATGCAAGAGTGGCTGACTTTGGTTTATCATTGTTAGGTCCTGCAGATAGTGGTTCACCACTGGCTGAACTCCCAGCTGGGACTTTTGGCTATCTTGATCCTGAATACTACAGGCTTCATTACCTCACAACCAAATCAGATGTGTATAGTTTTGGTGTTCTTCTTTTGGAGATTCTGAGTGGTAGAAAAGCCATTGACATGCAATATGAAGAAGGGAACATAGTGGAATGGGCAGTACCTCTTATAAAATCAGGAGATATAACTGAAATTTTGGACCCAGTTTTGAAACCCCCTCCTGATGTAGAAGCCTTGAAGAGAATAGCCAATGTGGCTTGTAAGTGTGTGAGGATGAGAGGGAAAGAGAGACCCTCAATGGACAAAGTAACAACAGCTTTGGAGAGAGGTCTTGCACAGTTAATGGGTAGTCCATGCATTGAGCAGCCTATTTTGCCAACTGAGGTGGTTTTGGGAAGCAACAGATTGCACAAGAAATCATCTCAAATATCCTCAAACAGGTCAATTTCTGAGACTGATGAGGACCAAAGGATTGAGTTCAGGGCACCCTCATGGATTACCTTTCCCAGTGTGACATCTTCTCAAAGGAGAAAATCATCAGTGTCTGAGGTAGATGTTGATGGGAAGAACAATGCAGAAGGTAAGAACTTGAGCAATGTTGGAGGTGCTGCTGATGTTTTGAGAAGCCTTGATGAAGAGATTGGTCCTGCTTCTCCTGGAGAGAGGCTGTTCTTGCAACACAACTTCTAA